A window of Haloarcula sp. H-GB4 contains these coding sequences:
- a CDS encoding 4Fe-4S dicluster domain-containing protein, translating into MNTGAFVCSCGGSCDIDLEAVRDGVDDVDVVASSELLCQDGLAGMSQVIEEYNLDQVIATTPEPSCQDRIRGLADEHDLHPEASVFVDHRETSAWVHDEASATDKTARLINAKQAGLREEAPSRTVSKDAGNRVAVVGDPGAARSLTDDADVTFIADGRDFADVEGLGDVTMERGRVVDIDGSYGEYELTLEARVTDDCIDCMDCVREGPDGMVTEFPVDIHPDAPDGEWTNICPTDAIDLNGVTRTVEVDQVIYPGGRDDARGGRLGFYTGPVDAGTIAAVESQLGGIEKPQFLDLDMDVCAAGASSQEGCTACVDACPHGAVDRPTIDSVEFDETACENCGACTSACPTGATQLREPSNRRLAREVEALLQDDSDESLLSRGDSAGIDTQVIAFVCSEYAMERLRAHGRKAVRSGDLDYPPILPVSVNCTDTVGEAHVMHALAAGADGVAIVGCGGSCLHSGPDPKQELVDRLNQATTDLGLGDRVGFFAPEAGNPEAFVESLSGFVEFGLDETPMPAGGYEATGRSDTDREDPRPNPDFDSHGWALESVRTILEHVEPEREVIRGLKDFGVMDVNDACTLTPTCTNLCPTDAIQRTGEGELAFNHADCVNCGLCEEGCPETAITMHDGLDLSLLPENRGGEAWITVHEGDMLECVRCGKPFTSVASADKIEEEVGDQVEGLAPDADHSVFEYCSDCRSRLLFDHGEKR; encoded by the coding sequence ATGAATACAGGCGCCTTCGTGTGTTCCTGTGGGGGATCGTGTGACATCGACCTCGAAGCGGTACGGGACGGTGTCGATGATGTCGATGTCGTGGCCAGTTCCGAACTACTCTGCCAGGACGGCTTAGCCGGGATGTCACAGGTCATCGAGGAGTACAATCTCGATCAGGTCATCGCGACGACGCCGGAACCGTCGTGTCAGGACCGCATCCGCGGGCTTGCCGACGAGCACGACCTCCATCCCGAGGCGTCGGTGTTTGTCGACCATCGGGAAACCAGCGCCTGGGTCCATGACGAGGCATCGGCCACTGACAAGACGGCCCGCCTAATCAACGCAAAACAGGCCGGCCTCCGCGAGGAAGCACCGTCACGAACGGTGTCGAAAGACGCCGGGAACCGCGTCGCTGTCGTGGGCGACCCCGGCGCGGCGCGGTCGCTGACTGACGACGCCGACGTGACGTTCATCGCGGACGGGCGGGACTTCGCCGACGTGGAAGGGCTCGGCGACGTGACGATGGAGCGCGGGCGCGTCGTTGACATCGATGGCTCCTACGGCGAGTACGAACTCACACTGGAAGCCCGCGTCACCGATGACTGCATCGACTGCATGGACTGTGTGCGCGAGGGGCCAGACGGGATGGTGACGGAGTTCCCTGTCGACATCCATCCGGACGCGCCCGACGGCGAGTGGACGAACATCTGTCCGACCGACGCTATCGACCTGAACGGCGTTACCCGCACCGTTGAAGTCGACCAGGTCATCTACCCCGGCGGCCGCGACGACGCCCGCGGCGGTCGATTGGGCTTTTACACCGGGCCGGTCGACGCCGGCACCATCGCCGCAGTCGAATCACAGCTGGGCGGCATCGAGAAACCGCAGTTCCTCGACCTCGATATGGATGTCTGCGCGGCAGGTGCGTCCAGCCAAGAAGGGTGTACGGCCTGCGTCGACGCCTGCCCACACGGCGCGGTCGACCGGCCGACTATCGATTCAGTCGAGTTCGACGAGACCGCCTGCGAGAACTGCGGAGCTTGTACGAGTGCCTGCCCAACGGGTGCAACACAGCTCCGTGAGCCCTCGAACCGACGGCTCGCGCGCGAAGTCGAGGCACTACTGCAAGACGATTCCGACGAGAGCTTGCTCTCGCGGGGCGACAGCGCAGGTATCGACACTCAGGTCATCGCGTTCGTCTGTTCGGAGTACGCGATGGAACGCCTTCGAGCGCACGGTCGCAAGGCGGTGCGCTCGGGCGACCTCGACTACCCGCCCATCCTCCCCGTTTCCGTCAATTGCACGGACACGGTTGGCGAAGCACACGTCATGCACGCGCTCGCGGCCGGCGCGGACGGCGTCGCCATCGTCGGCTGTGGCGGCTCGTGTCTGCACTCCGGCCCGGACCCCAAGCAAGAGCTGGTCGACCGGCTCAATCAGGCGACGACCGACCTTGGGCTCGGTGACCGGGTCGGCTTCTTTGCGCCCGAGGCCGGCAACCCCGAGGCCTTCGTCGAGTCGCTGTCCGGGTTTGTCGAGTTCGGGCTTGACGAGACGCCGATGCCGGCCGGCGGCTACGAGGCGACCGGCCGAAGCGACACGGACCGTGAGGACCCTCGCCCCAACCCCGATTTCGACAGCCATGGCTGGGCCCTAGAGAGCGTTCGGACCATCCTCGAACACGTCGAACCCGAACGCGAGGTGATTCGCGGGCTGAAAGACTTCGGGGTCATGGACGTCAACGACGCGTGTACGCTGACACCAACCTGTACGAACCTCTGTCCGACCGATGCCATCCAGCGGACCGGCGAGGGCGAGCTGGCGTTCAACCACGCAGATTGCGTCAACTGCGGTCTCTGTGAGGAGGGCTGTCCAGAGACGGCGATTACGATGCACGACGGGCTGGACCTCTCCCTGCTCCCCGAGAACAGGGGCGGCGAGGCCTGGATAACCGTCCACGAGGGCGATATGCTGGAATGTGTCCGCTGTGGGAAACCGTTCACCAGTGTCGCCTCCGCCGACAAAATCGAGGAGGAGGTCGGCGACCAGGTCGAGGGGCTGGCTCCCGACGCCGACCACTCCGTCTTCGAGTACTGTAGCGACTGCCGGAGTCGTCTGCTGTTCGATCATGGGGAGAAGCGATGA